The region CGGATGATACTAATTCGCTAATGCGAAGACGCGGATTAGGACGGATTTTTTTTATAAATCTTTGTAAAATCCGTTTTTATCCGCGTTTTTACGAAGTAAATCTGTTTTATCCGTGTCACTAATATGCTTTGGTAAATTATTAGTCCATTTAGCAAAACAAATAACACATTATTAATAACACTTACAGAATCTTCTTAAAATTGATTTTGTAAGTGTTATTTTTTGTAACAACTTGGACATTCTGCTTGGAAATTTATTGTTGAAAGCACTATTTTAGCCCTACCCTAAAACAATAAATTAACCTATGAAAAATCTCAAAAAGCACAGTTTCCTGACTGTTTGTTTCTGCTTGTTTATTTCTTTTAAAAGCATATCACAAACCAATTACACTTCTGCGAGAATGCCGTCTCAGCAAAACAAAATTATTATTGATAAAATTGTAGAAGCAACTCATTATAAAAATTATGTAGTCGATTTTTGTTTGTCTAAAATAAACGAAACTTCTGCAAAAGAAGGCTGGAACGAACAAAAAGCTATGGAAATTACCCAAAGCATTAATTATAAAAATTTCAGAGATGCCATTTACAACAGTTTTGTTGTTTTTGATGAAGTGGAACTTGAAACTTTACTAAAAGCTTACGAAAAAGACACGGCTTATCAGACCAAAAATGTAATGACCAATAATAAAATCCTCATTAATAATTTGAACATTTTTGCCAATGATATTGTTTTGGGGAAGTATGTTTCTAAATAAGGTTCAAAGGGACAAAGTAACAAAGGTTCAGAGGTTTTAAAACAAAAACCTTTGAACCTTTTTATTTTTAAATCTTAATTGGAAAAACTTGAAACTTGAAACTAATTCTTAGGTTTCAGAACCAATTTAGTTGACGTTTTCACTATCTCTTCTTTGTTCAGTTTCATTTTTCTGAATTTCCCTGCGTTGTACATTTCTGCCTGATCGTCATAATGTTTGCTGAACGGATTTCCGGATTGTCCCGTTGGTAAAATACTCCAGCTGTTTTCGATATCAGAGAAATCTACAATTCTTCTGGTTGAAGGGCCACCTTTCGTATAATATTTTCCTTCCTCATTAAATCCGAAGAATAAATTATTGATGACTTCGTTTGATCCTGGAGAATTAAATGGCCCAACATTAAATAGTCCACGAAGTGCTTTTACTTTTCCTAATGGATGTTCGTGTTCTACTGTATGAACTTGTCCCCATTTCCAATCCGAAATAGTATTTCCTAACTGTTTTTGAAGTGTTGCAACCGTTTCATGAAAAGATTTTGAAACAATTTGCTTTCTGGTTTCTTTTACATTTTTAGTTTTAATGTTATCCCACCAAACCGAATTTTCATTTTTAATCTGATTGGCGATAACTTGTTTTCCAACAGAAATACCCAGAAATAAATTAAAGTTTTCTTTCCCCATTTCATCTTCAAACGTATTTTTCAGATACAGATAAATCCATTTGTTGTAAATCGTAGGTGCGATATCTTCCAGATTGGTTGTTCCTTTCCACGATTTTAAAACTTCTAAAACTTGTTTTTCTTCTGCCGAAATAGAAGTCAAATCAGTATTTAAAATTAAATTTTTCACAACGGCAACGGCAACATCCGAAGTATTATCATAAATCATTTTACTAATGGCTTCTTTATCCCAATCTGATTTTGCATCTAAAATTCCTGATATTCTCTTGGCACGATCTTCCGGCAGATAATAACCAGGATACAGATAACCATTATCTATAGTTTCAGGCTGATTATTGGCAGAATAAACATAACCCCATTCCGGATTTTCTGCCGACGGATTTTGTTCGAAATCTAAATATTTGACAATATCATCTTTCCCGCTTGCGCCGTCTAGAATTAAATGGGTGTTTACCCCTTCATTATGTCTGTATAATTTTCCTGTTGCCCACCAGCCCACATTTCCTTTTGCATCTCCATACATTACATTCAATCCCGGCGCTGCAATTAAACTAGCCGCTTTTTTAAAATCTTCTTTATTATTAGCATGTGAAAGTCCGTACGCTGCATCCAGAATCTGAATAGGTTGATGCGTATAAGTCCACATCATTGCAATTGGATTTTTCTTTTCCAAACGCTCCATGAAATCATTCATAATTGGCCCATGACGACTCGATTTAATGGTCAGAACCACATCTGAAGAATCTTTTACTTTGATTGTTTTTTTTCTGATTTCATATATCGCAAAACCAGTTGGTGTTTGATATTGCGTAACATCTCCGTCTTTATTTTTTTCCTGATAAAAATCGATATCATCATTTTCAAACATCGTTAATCCGTAGGCATAATCACGGTTATGTGCCAGTAAAGGAAATGGAGTTCCAGCCAAATAACAGCCGTATAACTCATGTTGTGGCGTTACCAAATGTGCTTCATACCAAGTGGCAGGCTGAGAAAAACCAATATGCGGATCATTAGCAAAAATCACTTTTCCGCTTTTCGATTTCTTTGGCCCGACAACCCAACTGTTACTGCCAATAAACGGTGGAATTGGGGACTGATCCAACATTGCCGTAATCGCTTTTGAAACCTCGCTGTATTC is a window of Flavobacterium crocinum DNA encoding:
- a CDS encoding penicillin acylase family protein, with the translated sequence MKILKKILLVLLVLIVLLGIGLCGYIFHLKPKYEGELQLKNLDKQTTVYFDDFGVPHIYADSEKDAMTTLGYVHAQERLWQMELLRRIAPGRLAEIFGGVALKNDQFFAGIGIEEASAKAIAKLDKNSESYKLTQAYLDGINQYLEEGVTPIEFTLVGVKKQKFTIKDVYNIFGYMSFSFAMAQKTDPLLTDIKNKYGASYLKDLGIEGEFNTTRIKISKEKTEEYSEVSKAITAMLDQSPIPPFIGSNSWVVGPKKSKSGKVIFANDPHIGFSQPATWYEAHLVTPQHELYGCYLAGTPFPLLAHNRDYAYGLTMFENDDIDFYQEKNKDGDVTQYQTPTGFAIYEIRKKTIKVKDSSDVVLTIKSSRHGPIMNDFMERLEKKNPIAMMWTYTHQPIQILDAAYGLSHANNKEDFKKAASLIAAPGLNVMYGDAKGNVGWWATGKLYRHNEGVNTHLILDGASGKDDIVKYLDFEQNPSAENPEWGYVYSANNQPETIDNGYLYPGYYLPEDRAKRISGILDAKSDWDKEAISKMIYDNTSDVAVAVVKNLILNTDLTSISAEEKQVLEVLKSWKGTTNLEDIAPTIYNKWIYLYLKNTFEDEMGKENFNLFLGISVGKQVIANQIKNENSVWWDNIKTKNVKETRKQIVSKSFHETVATLQKQLGNTISDWKWGQVHTVEHEHPLGKVKALRGLFNVGPFNSPGSNEVINNLFFGFNEEGKYYTKGGPSTRRIVDFSDIENSWSILPTGQSGNPFSKHYDDQAEMYNAGKFRKMKLNKEEIVKTSTKLVLKPKN